A window of the Artemia franciscana chromosome 21, ASM3288406v1, whole genome shotgun sequence genome harbors these coding sequences:
- the LOC136040703 gene encoding putative ankyrin repeat protein RF_0381 translates to MLIKTIETFKNRTPLHYAAEQGTLAVWNGTPLHYAAYRGELAVCKQLISNGANVNTLDNINKTTLHYAARIGSVDLCKLLISNGANINAFDEIDRTPLHYAAYQGKLSVCEQLISNGANVNTLDYGNGTPLHYAAYRGELAVCNQLISNGANVNTLDNLKRTPLHYAAKQGELAVCKQLISNGANVNTLDNLKRTPLQYATKQGELAVCKQLISNGANVNTLDNANETPLHYAAKQGKLAVCNQLISNGANVNTLDNINKTPLHYAARIGSVDVCKLLISNGANINAFDEIDWTPLHYAASRGKLDVCLQLISNGANVNTLDNLKRTPLHYAAHQGELAVCKQLISNGANVNTLDNLKRTPLHYAAKQGKLAVCNQLISNGANVNTIDNANETPLHYAAKQGKLAVCNQLISNGANVNTLDNINKTPLHYAARIGSVDVCKLLISNGANINAFDEIDWTPLHYAAYRGKLLVCKQLISNGAKVNTLDNLKRTPLHYAAKEGNLAVCKQLISNGANVNTLDNLKRTPLHYAAKQGKLAVCDQLISNGANVNTLDNANETPYHYAARIGSVDLCKLLISNGANINASNCFNRTTP, encoded by the coding sequence atgctaatAAAAACGATAGAAACTTTCAAGAATCGAACACCGTTACACTATGCTGCTGAACAAGGAACATTGGCTGTTTGGAATGGCACACCGCTACACTATGCTGCTTACCGAGGAGAATTGGCTGTTTGTAAGCAGCTTATTTCAAATGGTGCCAACGTAAATACCttagataatataaataaaacaacgtTACACTATGCTGCTAGGATAGGATCAGTAGATCTTTGTAAGCTACtgatttcaaatggtgccaATATAAACGCTTTCGATGAAATCGATCGGACACCGTTACACTATGCTGCTTACCAAGGAAAATTATCTGTTTGTGAGCAGCTTATTTCAAATGGTGCCAACGTAAATACCTTAGACTACGGGAATGGCACACCGCTACACTATGCTGCTTACCGAGGAGAATTAGCTGTTTGTAACCAGCTTATTTCAAATGGTGCCAACGTAAATACCttagataatttaaaacgaacaccGTTACACTATGCCGCTAAACAAGGAGAATTAGCTGTTTGTAAGCAGCTTATTTCAAATGGTGCCAACGTAAATACCttagataatttaaaacgaacaccGTTACAGTATGCCACTAAACAAGGAGAATTAGCTGTTTGTAAGCAGCTTATTTCAAATGGTGCCAACGTAAATACCTTAGATAATGCAAATGAAACACCGTTACACTATGCCGCTAAACAAGGAAAATTAGCTGTCTGTAACCAGCTTATTTCAAATGGTGCCAACGTAAATACCttagataatataaataaaacaccGTTACACTATGCTGCTAGGATAGGATCAGTAGATGTTTGTAAGCTACtgatttcaaatggtgccaATATAAACGCTTTCGATGAAATCGATTGGACACCGTTACACTATGCTGCTTCCCGAGGAAAATTAGATGTTTGTCTGCAGCTTATTTCAAATGGTGCCAACGTAAATACCttagataatttaaaacgaacaccGTTACACTATGCTGCTCACCAAGGAGAATTAGCTGTTTGTAAGCAGCTTATTTCAAATGGTGCCAACGTAAATACCttagataatttaaaacgaacaccGTTACACTATGCCGCTAAACAAGGAAAATTAGCTGTTTGTAACCAGCTTATTTCAAATGGTGCCAACGTAAATACCATAGATAATGCAAATGAAACACCGTTACACTATGCCGCTAAACAAGGAAAATTAGCTGTCTGTAACCAGCTTATTTCAAATGGTGCCAACGTAAATACCttagataatataaataaaacaccGTTGCACTATGCTGCTAGGATAGGATCAGTAGATGTTTGTAAGCTACtgatttcaaatggtgccaATATAAACGCTTTCGATGAAATCGATTGGACACCGTTACACTATGCTGCTTACCGAGGAAAATTACTTGTTTGTAAGCAGCTTATTTCAAATGGTGCCAAAGTAAATACCttagataatttaaaacgaacaccGTTACACTATGCCGCTAAAGAAGGAAACTTAGCTGTTTGTAAGCAGCTTATTTCAAATGGTGCCAACGTAAATACCttagataatttaaaacgaacaccGTTACACTATGCCGCTAAACAAGGAAAATTAGCTGTTTGTGACCAGCTTATTTCAAATGGTGCCAACGTAAATACCTTAGATAATGCAAATGAAACACCGTATCACTATGCTGCTAGGATAGGATCAGTAGATCTTTGTAAGCTACtgatttcaaatggtgccaATATAAATGCCTCAAATTGTTTCAATAGAACAACACCTTAG